Proteins encoded in a region of the Prunus persica cultivar Lovell chromosome G4, Prunus_persica_NCBIv2, whole genome shotgun sequence genome:
- the LOC18780426 gene encoding dol-P-Man:Man(6)GlcNAc(2)-PP-Dol alpha-1,2-mannosyltransferase has protein sequence MSLSTRLRRPQPSDPSASSSPSSSYSKVDKQGKSGDADGFDKGFRWFFPLVALGMLRYMSATSNIIHDCDEVFNYWEPLHYLLYKSGFQTWEYSSQFALRSYLYILFHELVGRPASWLFAEEKVRVFYAVRLFLAFLSVITDTVLVVALSRKYGKRLASYTLAMLCLTSGCFFASTSFLPSSFSMYAMSLSSGLFLLDKPAMTVTVAAVGVILGWPFSILAFLPVTFYSLARRFKQAFLAGAATSVALLVLSVLVDHYYYNKWTSSVLNLLIYNVAGGGESHLYGTEGPLFYIRNGFNNFNFCFVLALLFLAILLIARKKYAPSLLIVVSPIYIWLAFMSLQPHKEERFLYPIYPLICVAASAVIESFPDVFRSDYDSQGNSPMVMTAKILRPVVLGLILCASHARTFSVINGYSAPLEVYKLLEDHDNAGTGSVLCVGSEWHRFPSSFFVPDYVGEVRWIDDGFRGLLPFPFNSTLGGTAAAPPYLNDKNKASNDQYLRDLEQCTFLVELQLSRPFPSRGSDLSTWEVIGALPYLDRELSPAKYRSFFIPYLWQRKNIFGMYKLLRRVPK, from the exons ATGTCTCTGTCTACGAGGTTAAGACGTCCTCAGCCGTCTGATCCTTctgcatcatcatcaccatcttcATCTTATTCAAAAGTCGATAAGCAAGGGAAATCGGGTGACGCCGATGGGTTTGACAAAGGGTTTCGTTGGTTCTTTCCCTTGGTCGCTTTGGGAATGCTAAGGTACATGAGCGCTACATCGAACATTATACACGACTGTGACGAGGTCTTCAACTATTGGGAACCTCTGCATTACCTTCTCTACAAATCTGGGTTCCAAACTTGGGAATACAG TTCTCAGTTTGCACTTCGGTCATATTTATACATTCTTTTCCATGAATTGGTGGGTCGACCGGCTTCCTGGTTGTTTGCTGAGGAGAAA GTGAGAGTATTCTATGCTGTTAGACTCTTTCTTGCTTTCCTTTCTGTTATCACTGACACTGTTCTGGTAGTTGCTCTTTCAAGAAAGTACGGGAAACGCCTTGCTTCTTACACACTTGCAATGCTATGCTTAACCAGCGGTTGTTTTTTTGCAAGCACAA GTTTTTTGCCCAGTTCGTTCTCTATGTATGCCATGTCTCTTTCATCAGGGTTATTTCTTCTTGATAAACCTGCCATGACAGTTACAGTTGCAGCCGTAGGCGTAATCCTTGGCTGGCCATTCtcaattttggcttttttgcCCGTCACATTTTACTCTCTAGCCAGAAGATTCAAACAAGCTTTTCTTGCCGGGGCAGCGACCTCTGTTGCTCTTCTT GTATTGTCGGTTCTCGTTGATCACTACTACTACAACAAATGGACATCATCTGTGTTAAATTTGTTGATCTATAACGTTGCAGGAGGTGGTGAGAGCCACTTGTATGGAACTGAGGGGCCACTATTTTATATTAGGAATGGATTTAACaattttaacttttgtttCGTACTTGCATTGCTGTTTCTGGCAATACTGCTGATTGCAAGGAAAAAGTATGCACCCAGCTTGCTCATTGTTGTCTCgcctatatatatttggttgGCGTTCATGTCTTTGCAACCACACAAAGAAGAGAG GTTCCTTTATCCAATATATCCACTAATTTGTGTTGCTGCTTCGGCTGTCATAGAGAGCTTTCCTGATGTTTTCCGATCTGATTATGATTCTCAAGGCAATTCTCCGATGGTCATG ACGGCAAAGATTCTAAGACCGGTGGTTCTTGGCCTCATATTATGTGCCTCCCATGCTCGTACATTTTCGGTGATCAATGGCTATTCTGCCCCTTTAGAGGTTTACAAGCTTTTAGAAGATCATGACAATGCAGGAACAG GTTCTGTTCTGTGTGTTGGAAGTGAATGGCACCGTTTCCCGTCGTCGTTTTTTGTTCCTGATTATGTTGGAGAAGTTCGTTGGATTGATGATGGGTTCCGGGGACTTCTTCCCTTCCCATTTAATTCTACCTTGGGTGGAACTGCAGCAGCCCCACCATATCTTAACGATAAGAACAAAGCTTCGAACGACCAATAT CTCCGGGATCTTGAACAATGTACATTCCTTGTTGAGCTGCAGCTTAGTCGACCTTTCCCTTCTCGCGGAAGTGACTTGTCAACTTGGGAG GTGATTGGAGCGTTGCCTTACCTGGATAGAGAGCTCTCGCCTGCCAAGTACCGCTCCTTTTTCATCCCATATCTGTGGCA